Proteins encoded by one window of Microbacterium testaceum:
- a CDS encoding PadR family transcriptional regulator yields the protein MSGSFLGDAFGGRGGNNTPGWPMSNILEGLEQLRTQFEQKTASTPRMNKGDVRSAVLSLLLEQPMHGYQIIREIEDRSGGSWKPSPGSVYPTLQLLTDEGLVQAEESNGRKTYSLTAEGRAAAGDETTERTAPWEAAGSRDGGRMTALPKAGIELAQAAAQVGRTGDKEQVAQAVEILDEARRKLYSILAQG from the coding sequence ATGAGTGGTTCATTCCTGGGAGACGCGTTCGGCGGACGCGGTGGCAACAACACCCCCGGCTGGCCGATGTCCAACATCCTCGAGGGTCTCGAGCAGCTGCGCACGCAGTTCGAGCAGAAGACCGCCTCGACGCCGCGCATGAACAAGGGCGACGTGCGTTCGGCCGTCCTCTCGCTCCTGCTCGAGCAGCCGATGCACGGCTACCAGATCATCCGCGAGATCGAAGATCGCAGCGGCGGCTCGTGGAAGCCGAGCCCCGGCTCGGTCTACCCCACGCTGCAGCTGCTGACCGACGAGGGCCTCGTGCAGGCCGAGGAGTCGAACGGCCGCAAGACCTACTCGCTCACCGCCGAGGGCCGCGCTGCGGCCGGCGACGAGACCACCGAGCGCACGGCGCCGTGGGAGGCGGCCGGTTCGCGTGACGGCGGTCGCATGACCGCGCTGCCCAAGGCGGGTATCGAACTCGCCCAGGCGGCGGCCCAGGTCGGTCGCACGGGCGACAAGGAGCAAGTCGCGCAAGCGGTCGAGATCCTCGACGAGGCGCGCCGTAAGCTCTACTCCATCCTCGCCCAGGGTTGA
- a CDS encoding phospholipase, translated as MPTRRRDTVLDPDERAPDERSLLLRSDIKLTHVNRARRTLVTAATCAGLAFGMVATTGLAMASPVSLPDASASSFSAPGTSVPVSTAPTLDAVSTGAAAALDGAQTALSNATAVQADVAATGLPLSIGDASIDTGALQDAVDRLTSRDLLPVLLVPALSQNAQSETDRVSARVAEVKGSLDKAKADKAAADAAAEAQRQAEAAAAAEAQRQADAAAALARVNTPEGARAYASQLMAEKYGWGSDQFSCLSSLWNKESGWNYQAYNNDGGATGIPQALPGSKMASFGADWQTNAATQIAWGLDYISRGYGTPCSAWGHSQAMNWY; from the coding sequence GTGCCGACCCGACGGCGCGACACCGTGCTCGATCCCGACGAGCGCGCCCCCGACGAAAGATCTCTCTTGCTGCGTTCCGACATCAAACTCACCCACGTCAACCGCGCCCGACGCACCCTCGTCACGGCGGCCACCTGCGCCGGCCTCGCGTTCGGCATGGTCGCCACGACCGGTCTGGCGATGGCGTCCCCCGTCTCGTTGCCCGACGCCTCGGCATCCTCCTTCTCCGCCCCCGGCACCTCGGTGCCCGTGTCCACGGCGCCGACCCTCGACGCCGTGAGCACCGGGGCCGCCGCCGCCCTCGACGGGGCGCAGACGGCTCTCTCGAACGCGACCGCCGTCCAGGCCGATGTCGCCGCGACCGGGCTCCCGCTCTCGATCGGCGACGCGTCGATCGACACGGGCGCGCTCCAAGACGCCGTCGACCGCCTCACCTCCCGCGACCTGCTCCCGGTGCTGCTCGTACCCGCCCTGAGTCAGAACGCCCAGAGCGAGACCGACCGCGTCAGCGCCCGCGTGGCGGAGGTCAAGGGCAGCCTCGACAAGGCGAAGGCCGACAAGGCCGCCGCCGACGCCGCCGCCGAGGCGCAGCGTCAGGCCGAGGCCGCAGCGGCCGCCGAGGCGCAGCGTCAGGCCGATGCCGCCGCCGCTCTCGCCCGGGTCAACACGCCCGAGGGAGCGCGCGCGTACGCCTCGCAGCTCATGGCCGAGAAGTACGGCTGGGGGAGCGACCAGTTCTCGTGTCTGTCGTCGCTGTGGAACAAGGAGTCGGGCTGGAACTACCAGGCCTACAACAATGACGGTGGGGCGACCGGCATCCCGCAGGCCCTGCCCGGAAGCAAGATGGCGAGCTTCGGCGCCGACTGGCAGACCAACGCGGCCACTCAGATCGCGTGGGGCCTCGACTACATCTCCCGCGGCTACGGGACCCCGTGCAGCGCGTGGGGTCACTCCCAGGCGATGAACTGGTACTGA
- the pgi gene encoding glucose-6-phosphate isomerase translates to MTAPIDPTTTSAWSRLTALREGFDPDLRGWFASDADRTRDLTRTVGDLHVDLSKNLVTPEILDALVALADETGVRDRFGAMLSGAHLNTSEDRAVLHTALRRPAKVEPSLVVDGQQIDHDVHEVLDRLSAFADRVRSGEWRGVTGKKVTHVVNIGIGGSDLGPVMVYEALLPYADAGIHARFVSNIDPTDISQKTADLDPETTLFIVASKTFTTLETLTNARLARDWLWAQLAEKGAIDDSDAARTDAVAHHFVAVSTALDKVAAFGIDPTNAFGFWDWVGGRYSVDSAIGLSLAIALGPDVFREILAGFHTVDEHVASTPVEQNVPVLMGLLNVWYTNFLGAQSHAVLPYAQQLHRFAAYLQQLTMESNGKSVRWDGTPVTTDTGEVFWGEPGTNGQHAFYQLIHQGTRLIPADFIAFVNPAYPRADDGRDVHGLFLANFLAQTKALAFGKTADEVEAEGTTGALVAARTFPGNRPTTSIFAPSLTPSVLGQLIALYEHITFTQGTIWGINSFDQWGVELGKQLALQIAPAIEGDDEALAAQDSSTRALLDYYRAHRG, encoded by the coding sequence GTGACTGCGCCTATCGATCCCACCACCACCTCCGCCTGGTCCCGCCTCACCGCTCTGCGGGAGGGTTTCGATCCCGACCTGCGTGGCTGGTTCGCCTCCGACGCCGATCGCACGCGTGATCTCACGCGCACGGTGGGCGACCTGCACGTCGACCTGTCCAAGAACCTCGTCACCCCCGAGATCCTCGACGCTCTGGTCGCCCTCGCCGACGAGACCGGTGTGCGCGATCGTTTCGGCGCGATGCTGAGCGGTGCGCACCTGAACACCAGTGAGGACCGCGCGGTGCTGCACACCGCGCTCCGTCGCCCGGCAAAAGTCGAGCCGTCCCTCGTCGTCGACGGTCAGCAGATCGACCACGACGTGCACGAGGTGCTCGACCGGCTGAGCGCCTTCGCCGACCGCGTGCGCTCGGGCGAGTGGCGCGGCGTCACCGGCAAGAAGGTCACGCACGTCGTCAACATCGGCATCGGCGGCAGCGACCTGGGCCCGGTGATGGTCTACGAGGCTCTGCTGCCGTACGCCGACGCCGGCATCCACGCCCGCTTCGTCTCGAATATCGACCCCACCGACATCTCGCAGAAGACGGCTGACCTCGATCCCGAGACCACCCTCTTCATCGTCGCCTCGAAGACCTTCACGACGCTCGAGACCCTGACCAACGCCCGCCTGGCTCGCGACTGGCTGTGGGCGCAGCTCGCCGAGAAGGGCGCGATCGACGACTCGGATGCCGCCCGCACCGACGCCGTGGCCCACCACTTCGTCGCCGTGTCGACCGCGCTCGACAAGGTCGCAGCGTTCGGCATCGACCCGACGAACGCCTTCGGCTTCTGGGACTGGGTGGGCGGACGTTATTCCGTCGACTCGGCGATCGGGCTGTCGCTCGCGATCGCCCTGGGTCCCGACGTGTTCCGCGAGATCCTGGCCGGCTTCCACACGGTCGACGAGCACGTGGCATCCACTCCGGTCGAGCAGAACGTGCCCGTTCTCATGGGTCTGCTCAACGTCTGGTACACCAACTTCCTCGGCGCGCAGTCGCACGCGGTACTGCCCTACGCGCAGCAGCTCCACCGCTTCGCGGCCTACCTCCAGCAGCTCACGATGGAGTCCAACGGCAAGTCGGTGCGGTGGGACGGAACGCCGGTCACCACGGACACGGGCGAGGTCTTCTGGGGAGAGCCCGGAACCAACGGTCAGCACGCGTTCTACCAGCTGATCCACCAGGGCACGCGGCTCATCCCGGCCGACTTCATCGCGTTCGTGAACCCGGCCTACCCGCGCGCCGACGACGGGCGCGACGTGCACGGCCTGTTCCTGGCGAACTTCCTCGCGCAGACGAAAGCGCTGGCGTTCGGCAAGACCGCCGACGAGGTCGAGGCCGAGGGAACCACGGGCGCGCTCGTCGCCGCCCGCACGTTCCCCGGCAACCGGCCGACCACGTCGATTTTCGCGCCGTCCCTCACGCCCTCGGTGCTCGGCCAGCTGATCGCCCTGTACGAGCACATCACCTTCACGCAGGGCACGATCTGGGGCATCAACTCCTTCGATCAGTGGGGCGTCGAGCTGGGCAAGCAGCTCGCTCTGCAGATCGCCCCTGCGATCGAGGGTGACGACGAGGCGCTGGCGGCTCAGGACTCCTCGACGCGCGCCCTGCTGGACTACTACCGGGCGCACCGCGGCTGA
- a CDS encoding NUDIX hydrolase: protein MPSPRAQLEALLAQGLGDVSPALQALPVEGEARAAAVLILFGVLDGVPSRRVSPTVPSDLDVLLLARASTLRAHPGQVAFPGGRVDPEDADAVAAALREAREETGLDPDGVEVLGTLESLPLAFSRHEVAPVIGWWARPTPVRAVDAAESAEVFRAPVADLLDPERRGVTVLRRDGREWRGPAFALQTARGPQTVWGFTAMVLDGLFDRLGWTEPWDGSREIPLAEAAAGARDRSGPPARS, encoded by the coding sequence ATGCCCTCACCCCGCGCCCAGCTCGAAGCCCTGCTCGCGCAGGGTCTCGGCGACGTCTCCCCAGCGTTGCAGGCGTTGCCTGTCGAGGGCGAGGCGCGAGCGGCGGCGGTGCTCATCCTCTTCGGCGTGCTCGACGGGGTACCCAGCCGTCGGGTCTCGCCCACCGTCCCCAGCGATCTCGACGTGCTGCTGCTCGCGCGGGCGAGCACCCTGCGCGCCCACCCGGGCCAGGTCGCGTTCCCCGGCGGCCGGGTCGATCCCGAAGACGCGGATGCCGTGGCGGCGGCCCTCCGCGAAGCCCGCGAAGAGACGGGACTCGATCCCGACGGTGTCGAGGTGCTGGGCACCCTCGAGTCGCTGCCCTTGGCCTTCTCTCGCCACGAGGTCGCCCCGGTGATCGGATGGTGGGCGCGCCCGACCCCGGTGCGTGCCGTGGATGCGGCGGAATCGGCCGAGGTCTTCCGCGCCCCGGTGGCCGATCTGCTCGATCCCGAACGCCGAGGAGTGACGGTGCTGCGTCGTGACGGTCGGGAGTGGCGGGGCCCGGCCTTCGCCCTGCAGACGGCGCGCGGCCCGCAGACGGTGTGGGGGTTCACCGCGATGGTGCTGGACGGGCTGTTCGACCGCCTCGGGTGGACGGAGCCCTGGGATGGATCGCGGGAGATCCCCCTGGCCGAGGCCGCCGCGGGCGCCCGCGACCGATCCGGGCCGCCGGCCCGGTCGTAG
- a CDS encoding G5 domain-containing protein, with the protein MTVANDPAAARPRLTRWGRSVSMLTAVMAALLLVAGCSSSTSAADPAAIDNARRVSAPSPSATPSLTPVVVVSEQSVTSAVPFERATVDDATIPSGQSRISTPGVDGEKVSVFRVTTIDGVESERVLISESVGRAPVSEVTSRGTFVAPPAPAPVEKASGGGGGCDPNYADACVPIDSDVDCAGGKGNGPSYFDGVARVVGSDIYKLDGDGDGLACNGSR; encoded by the coding sequence ATGACCGTTGCGAACGATCCCGCCGCGGCGCGCCCGCGCCTCACCCGATGGGGGCGGTCCGTCTCGATGCTGACAGCGGTGATGGCAGCGCTTCTGCTCGTCGCGGGGTGCTCGTCCTCGACCTCCGCTGCCGATCCGGCCGCCATCGACAACGCCCGTCGAGTGTCGGCACCCTCTCCGTCCGCGACGCCGTCACTGACACCCGTCGTCGTCGTTTCCGAGCAATCTGTCACCTCCGCGGTGCCGTTCGAGCGGGCGACCGTGGATGACGCGACGATCCCGTCGGGGCAGTCGCGCATCTCGACGCCGGGCGTCGACGGCGAGAAGGTCTCGGTGTTCCGGGTCACAACGATCGACGGTGTGGAGTCCGAGCGGGTACTGATCAGCGAATCCGTCGGACGAGCGCCGGTCTCCGAGGTCACCTCACGAGGGACATTCGTCGCTCCGCCTGCTCCCGCTCCGGTCGAGAAGGCGTCGGGCGGCGGGGGCGGATGCGACCCGAACTACGCCGACGCGTGCGTGCCGATTGATTCCGATGTCGACTGCGCGGGCGGAAAGGGCAACGGCCCGTCCTACTTCGACGGCGTAGCCCGGGTCGTGGGTTCCGACATCTACAAGCTCGACGGCGACGGAGACGGCCTGGCCTGCAACGGCTCCCGCTAG
- a CDS encoding 3,4-dioxygenase subunit beta, with the protein MSRIPDTQMTPDGPAYEGRLLDRADEPVVDQGAPFDIRTLVSRRGILGLVVLGAGTATLAACAPSASGAATSAATATPTATPTASATPSATATSAAAALPSGEIPDETAGPYPGDGSNGPDILEQSGIVRSDLRSSLDGGATAAGVPMTLNLSIFDTANGDVPLTGAAVYVWHCDDQGRYSMYSSGIENESYLRGVQVVGGDGVVSFTSIFPGCYDGRWPHIHFEVYPNVDAITDPSNAIATSQVALPQAACDVVYADAAYPSSASNLSRVSLESDNVFGDDGGALELATATGDNSTGWTVALGVRVDTTTTPTAGAMPGGR; encoded by the coding sequence ATGAGCAGAATCCCCGACACCCAGATGACCCCCGACGGTCCCGCCTACGAAGGTCGCCTGCTCGACCGCGCCGACGAGCCCGTCGTCGATCAGGGCGCGCCCTTCGACATCCGCACGCTCGTCTCGCGGCGCGGCATCCTGGGCCTGGTCGTGCTGGGCGCGGGCACCGCCACGCTGGCCGCGTGCGCCCCCTCGGCCTCCGGCGCGGCCACGTCGGCCGCGACGGCGACCCCGACCGCGACGCCCACGGCGAGCGCGACCCCGAGCGCCACCGCGACGAGTGCGGCCGCCGCGCTCCCTTCGGGCGAGATCCCCGACGAGACCGCCGGTCCCTACCCGGGCGACGGTTCGAACGGCCCCGACATCCTCGAGCAGTCCGGCATCGTCCGCAGCGACCTGCGCTCGAGCCTCGACGGCGGAGCCACGGCCGCGGGCGTTCCCATGACCTTGAACCTCTCGATCTTCGACACCGCCAACGGCGACGTGCCCTTGACGGGGGCCGCGGTGTACGTCTGGCACTGCGACGACCAGGGTCGCTACTCGATGTACTCCTCGGGGATCGAGAACGAGAGCTATCTCCGCGGCGTCCAGGTCGTCGGAGGCGACGGCGTCGTCTCGTTCACCTCGATCTTCCCCGGCTGCTACGACGGTCGGTGGCCGCACATCCACTTCGAGGTGTACCCGAACGTGGATGCCATCACCGACCCCTCGAACGCGATCGCCACCTCGCAGGTCGCCCTGCCGCAGGCCGCGTGCGACGTGGTCTACGCCGACGCGGCGTATCCCTCCTCGGCATCCAATCTGTCCCGGGTGTCGCTCGAGAGCGACAACGTCTTCGGCGATGACGGGGGAGCGCTCGAACTCGCCACCGCGACCGGCGACAACTCCACCGGATGGACGGTCGCCCTCGGCGTCCGCGTCGACACCACCACCACCCCGACCGCGGGTGCCATGCCCGGCGGCCGCTGA
- a CDS encoding response regulator transcription factor: MSEAGAPRPRLLYVEDDAEIAAMTLEVLRETYEVVHEADGLAGCDRALRDSFEVILLDRRLPGRDGAEIVRDLRTAHITTPVLLLTALGAVADRVEGLDAGANDYLLKPFDFDELLARLRALRRGYRAEGRRRGVSDWTYLPDTAVVYGPSGERIALTSTENAVLELLTRSPDHVFSREEIARAVFSSPDAVTTVDTYVHYLRRKTATDLVETVRGRGYRAGAER, encoded by the coding sequence GTGAGCGAGGCCGGCGCACCGCGGCCGCGACTGCTCTACGTCGAGGACGACGCCGAGATCGCCGCAATGACGCTGGAGGTGCTCCGCGAGACCTACGAGGTCGTGCACGAGGCCGACGGACTCGCAGGCTGCGACCGGGCGCTGCGCGACAGCTTCGAGGTGATCCTGCTCGACCGGCGTCTTCCCGGCCGCGACGGCGCCGAGATCGTGCGCGACCTGCGCACCGCCCACATCACGACCCCCGTGCTGCTGCTGACGGCTCTGGGGGCGGTCGCCGATCGCGTCGAGGGACTTGACGCCGGAGCGAACGACTATCTGCTGAAGCCCTTCGACTTCGACGAGCTGCTCGCCCGGCTGCGGGCGCTGCGACGCGGCTACCGAGCCGAGGGACGTCGCCGGGGCGTCTCGGACTGGACCTACCTCCCCGACACGGCCGTGGTCTACGGCCCCTCCGGCGAGCGCATCGCCCTCACCTCGACCGAGAACGCCGTGCTGGAGTTGCTCACCCGGAGCCCCGACCACGTCTTCTCGCGCGAAGAGATCGCCCGCGCGGTGTTCTCGTCTCCGGATGCCGTGACCACCGTCGACACGTACGTGCACTACCTGCGCCGCAAGACCGCGACCGACCTCGTGGAGACCGTGCGCGGGCGCGGGTACCGCGCCGGGGCCGAGCGGTGA
- a CDS encoding sensor histidine kinase, translated as MSAEDDRRVVRRAALRVGTLVAGASAVAIAVGVGILISVLVAQARTEGGGRHGPGGAPAGDRFVVDLDDVLPWVIGLGLVGVVVLGLVGWAAARWSVRPLDEALRRQRAFVSDASHELRTPLTALTSRIQIVQRRLHRGEPADEPLDQLRRDAQIMDDVLADMLLTAEGEVHTGTARVDDSVRAATAALSSLAADAGVGLRPTRLTGVTVAVPAVTVVRMCTALLDNAIGHSPAGSEVTVTADAAEREVAVRVEDGGSGIRDDDLPRIFERFARGAESGRRRGFGLGLALVREAATRYGGSIEVERTSPTGTVFALRLPRAR; from the coding sequence GTGAGCGCCGAGGACGACCGGCGGGTCGTCCGCCGGGCCGCGCTGCGGGTCGGCACCCTGGTGGCGGGCGCATCGGCCGTCGCGATCGCCGTGGGAGTCGGCATCCTGATCTCGGTGCTCGTCGCGCAGGCCCGCACCGAGGGTGGCGGCCGACACGGCCCGGGCGGCGCCCCCGCGGGCGATCGGTTCGTGGTCGACCTCGACGACGTGTTGCCCTGGGTCATCGGCCTGGGTCTCGTGGGGGTCGTGGTGCTCGGACTCGTCGGCTGGGCCGCGGCCCGCTGGTCGGTGCGCCCGCTCGATGAGGCCCTGCGTCGGCAGCGCGCGTTCGTCTCGGATGCGAGCCACGAGCTGCGCACGCCCCTCACCGCCCTGACGAGCCGCATCCAGATCGTGCAGCGTCGCCTGCACCGCGGCGAACCCGCCGACGAGCCGCTCGATCAGCTGCGTCGCGACGCACAGATCATGGACGACGTTCTCGCCGACATGCTGCTGACCGCCGAAGGCGAGGTGCACACGGGCACCGCGCGGGTCGACGACAGCGTGCGCGCGGCGACCGCGGCGCTGTCGTCCCTCGCCGCCGACGCGGGCGTGGGCCTGCGACCGACCCGGCTGACGGGGGTGACCGTGGCGGTACCGGCGGTCACCGTCGTGCGCATGTGCACCGCCCTGCTCGACAACGCCATCGGGCACTCACCCGCGGGCTCCGAGGTCACGGTCACCGCCGACGCCGCCGAACGCGAGGTCGCCGTGCGCGTCGAGGACGGGGGAAGCGGCATCCGCGACGACGATCTGCCCCGCATCTTCGAACGCTTCGCGCGCGGGGCGGAGTCGGGCCGGCGCCGGGGGTTCGGGCTCGGGCTGGCGCTCGTGCGCGAGGCGGCGACCCGCTACGGCGGGAGCATCGAGGTCGAGCGCACCTCCCCCACGGGCACGGTGTTCGCCCTGCGCCTCCCCCGCGCCCGCTGA
- a CDS encoding FAD:protein FMN transferase → MTGAFTVVEPVMGTVASITVIGERTAQVERAIAACVARLRDDERVFSPYRDDSDISRLRDEGLELGDIDPRVAEVAARCRDLRERSGGRFDAHWRGWFDPTGYVKGWSTDAATRAFDELLADGAIEAVGVNVGGDLRLRTAATSKHVWRIGIAHPTHEGELLARVEVVDGAVATSGTSERGAHLVDPRTGMHLAGPVSATIVADDLTTADAWATVAAIAGIDDLDWMPVAPVASGIVWEHGRTRRFAGRVEVSAFHDALVG, encoded by the coding sequence ATGACCGGCGCGTTCACGGTCGTCGAGCCCGTGATGGGGACCGTCGCCTCGATCACCGTCATCGGCGAGCGCACGGCGCAGGTCGAGCGGGCGATCGCCGCGTGCGTGGCGCGCCTGCGCGACGACGAGCGGGTGTTCTCGCCCTACCGCGACGACTCCGACATCTCGCGGCTGCGCGACGAGGGTCTCGAGCTCGGCGACATCGACCCGCGGGTGGCCGAGGTGGCCGCGCGGTGCCGCGATCTGCGCGAGCGCAGCGGCGGCCGCTTCGACGCGCACTGGCGGGGCTGGTTCGACCCGACCGGGTACGTGAAGGGATGGTCGACGGATGCCGCGACCCGGGCCTTCGACGAGCTTCTCGCCGATGGCGCGATCGAGGCGGTCGGCGTCAACGTGGGCGGCGACTTGCGCCTGCGCACGGCCGCGACGAGCAAGCACGTGTGGCGCATCGGCATCGCGCACCCGACCCACGAGGGCGAGCTTCTGGCCAGGGTCGAGGTCGTCGACGGGGCCGTGGCCACCTCGGGCACGTCCGAGCGCGGCGCGCACCTCGTCGATCCGCGCACGGGCATGCACCTCGCGGGTCCCGTGAGCGCGACGATCGTCGCCGACGACCTCACCACCGCCGACGCCTGGGCCACCGTGGCGGCCATCGCCGGGATCGACGACCTCGACTGGATGCCGGTGGCCCCCGTGGCATCCGGGATCGTCTGGGAACACGGCCGCACGCGCCGCTTCGCCGGCCGGGTCGAGGTGTCGGCGTTCCACGACGCGCTCGTCGGCTGA
- a CDS encoding FMN-binding protein — protein MKKIVYALMATVTGLVLLFSYRTSTVPESTSALADAPSSGVATVPKTTPSPSASASSGSSSKGSTSSGSTSGGSSSAQASSSGLTDGTYTGQAADTRFGPVQVQITVSGGAITDVQVPQYPSESGRDQQINSRALPVLVKETVQAQSAEVDMVSGATYTSTGYRTSLQSALDQARA, from the coding sequence ATGAAGAAGATCGTCTACGCCCTCATGGCGACCGTCACCGGCCTCGTGCTGCTGTTCAGCTACCGCACCTCGACGGTCCCCGAGTCGACGAGCGCGCTCGCCGACGCCCCCTCGTCGGGGGTCGCGACGGTGCCGAAGACCACGCCGAGCCCCTCGGCATCCGCGTCCTCGGGTTCGAGCTCGAAGGGTTCGACCTCGAGCGGATCGACCTCGGGCGGATCGTCCAGCGCGCAGGCCTCATCCAGCGGCCTCACTGACGGCACCTACACCGGCCAGGCGGCGGACACCCGCTTCGGTCCCGTGCAGGTGCAGATCACCGTGTCGGGCGGCGCGATCACCGACGTGCAGGTGCCGCAGTACCCCTCCGAGAGCGGCCGCGACCAGCAGATCAACTCACGCGCGCTGCCCGTGCTGGTGAAAGAGACCGTGCAGGCGCAGAGCGCCGAGGTCGACATGGTCTCGGGTGCCACCTACACCAGCACCGGATACCGCACCTCGCTGCAGTCCGCCCTCGACCAGGCCCGCGCATGA
- a CDS encoding ferredoxin reductase family protein — MTASPALAAPPAAALRGARRVARSRPNTRPLWNLAAIVVIWATSLVVVAVWVAGGEVQSLLAGGADSLNSLGRAAGLASANLLFYQVLLMARVPLFERGFGRDGITRMHRIVGFWSFALFMAHIGLQVLGYAVQAGINPLEQAWQFVWEYPGMLLATAGTALLLLVVVTSVRKARKRLRYESWHLLHLYGYLGVGLAIPHMLWTGADFTVSPAATVSWWAMWGVTVATVVVFRLGLPLAKSLRHGIRVSVVERDGQSGVSVRMTGRRIDALKARGGQFLVWRFLDGAGWTRGHPFSLATDPAGGELVIAARFVGDGTQRLAALRPGTRVLIEGPYGTMTADERRGGHLLMIGAGAGVTPLVAMLEEADWAPGEATLIVRDRTAADALRADAIDRLVRERGLRHAPLPGRRALTTSSWLPTSHAQWAGADLIRYVSPRPADTDVFLCGPEPWMDAVRADLRRAGVPSERVHLEAFTV; from the coding sequence ATGACCGCATCCCCCGCCCTCGCCGCCCCGCCCGCCGCCGCCCTCCGTGGCGCTCGCCGCGTCGCGCGGAGCAGGCCGAACACTCGGCCGCTGTGGAACCTCGCCGCGATCGTGGTCATCTGGGCGACGAGCCTCGTCGTCGTGGCCGTGTGGGTCGCGGGTGGCGAGGTACAGTCGCTGCTGGCCGGGGGAGCCGACTCGCTCAACTCCCTCGGTCGCGCCGCGGGCCTGGCATCCGCCAACCTGCTTTTCTATCAGGTGCTGCTCATGGCCCGCGTGCCGCTGTTCGAGCGGGGTTTCGGCCGCGACGGCATCACCCGCATGCACCGCATCGTCGGCTTCTGGTCGTTCGCGCTCTTCATGGCGCACATCGGGCTGCAGGTCCTCGGCTACGCGGTGCAGGCCGGCATCAACCCGCTCGAGCAGGCGTGGCAGTTCGTGTGGGAGTACCCGGGCATGCTGCTGGCGACCGCGGGCACCGCTCTGCTGCTGCTGGTCGTGGTCACCTCGGTGCGTAAGGCCCGCAAGCGCCTGCGGTACGAGTCGTGGCACCTGCTGCACCTGTACGGCTATCTCGGCGTCGGCCTCGCCATTCCGCACATGCTGTGGACGGGCGCCGACTTCACCGTCTCTCCCGCCGCCACCGTCTCCTGGTGGGCGATGTGGGGCGTGACCGTGGCGACGGTCGTCGTCTTCCGCCTCGGGCTTCCGCTGGCGAAGTCGCTGCGCCACGGCATCCGGGTCAGCGTGGTCGAACGCGACGGCCAGAGCGGCGTCTCGGTGCGCATGACCGGACGCCGGATCGACGCCCTGAAGGCGCGCGGCGGACAGTTCCTCGTCTGGCGCTTCCTCGACGGCGCCGGATGGACACGCGGACATCCCTTCTCTCTCGCCACCGACCCGGCCGGCGGTGAGCTCGTCATCGCGGCCCGCTTCGTCGGCGACGGCACGCAGCGGCTCGCCGCGCTCCGCCCCGGCACGCGGGTGCTCATCGAGGGCCCCTACGGCACGATGACCGCCGACGAGCGCCGCGGGGGACACCTGCTCATGATCGGCGCGGGTGCGGGAGTCACGCCCCTGGTCGCGATGCTCGAAGAAGCCGACTGGGCCCCGGGCGAGGCGACGCTCATCGTGCGCGACCGCACCGCCGCCGACGCCCTGCGCGCCGACGCGATCGACCGCCTCGTGCGGGAGCGGGGCCTGCGTCACGCGCCGCTGCCCGGCCGTCGCGCCCTGACCACCTCGTCGTGGCTGCCGACCTCGCACGCGCAGTGGGCCGGGGCCGACCTCATCCGCTACGTCTCGCCGCGCCCCGCCGACACCGACGTGTTCCTCTGCGGACCCGAGCCGTGGATGGATGCCGTGCGCGCCGACCTGCGCCGCGCCGGGGTCCCGAGCGAGCGCGTCCACCTCGAAGCCTTCACCGTCTGA
- a CDS encoding VOC family protein, with the protein MSFASIRIVTADLDALVAFYERVTGQQAERPAPVFAQFSGPGATLAIASFATVAMLDGALVPAANRSVFVEFEVADVDAAFAALQAPGEHVILEPTTMPWGNRSALVRDPDGNVVNLFSTPVAG; encoded by the coding sequence ATGTCGTTCGCCTCCATCCGCATCGTCACCGCTGACCTCGACGCCCTCGTCGCGTTCTACGAGCGGGTCACCGGTCAGCAGGCCGAACGGCCCGCCCCTGTCTTCGCGCAATTCAGCGGCCCCGGCGCGACCCTTGCGATCGCCAGCTTCGCCACGGTCGCGATGCTCGACGGAGCCCTCGTGCCCGCCGCGAACCGGTCCGTGTTCGTCGAGTTCGAGGTCGCCGACGTCGACGCCGCGTTCGCCGCGCTCCAGGCGCCCGGTGAACACGTCATCCTCGAACCGACCACGATGCCGTGGGGCAACCGGTCGGCCCTCGTGCGCGACCCCGACGGCAACGTCGTGAACCTCTTCAGCACGCCCGTCGCGGGGTAA